The Streptomyces sp. RKAG293 genome includes a region encoding these proteins:
- a CDS encoding DUF1932 domain-containing protein, whose product MAKPIVGILHPGSMGAAVAAQAATHAATVLWCRAGRSERTMARATRFGLEPVPTPAELLDRADIVISLCPPAAAEDVAREAGTHGFEGLYVEANAISPERMERIVGLLPEALVLDGAVTGTPPSGGEAPTLYLAGLAPAAAVVEKLFAGTDVTTKVLGTEVGQASALKLAYAGLRKTSQVLAALSLGMAQEHGVGPELIALASGLTDSRLAEPGHIAGTAARAWRWGPELEEAADLAAAAGLPDDMLRAAARTLARWNDSKDDDSLSTEEALRRLRHA is encoded by the coding sequence GTGGCCAAGCCGATCGTCGGGATCCTCCACCCGGGCAGCATGGGCGCGGCCGTCGCCGCCCAGGCCGCGACCCACGCGGCGACCGTGCTGTGGTGCAGGGCCGGCCGCAGTGAGCGGACCATGGCCCGCGCCACCCGGTTCGGGCTCGAACCCGTCCCGACACCGGCCGAGTTGCTGGACCGGGCCGACATCGTCATCAGCCTGTGCCCGCCGGCCGCGGCCGAGGACGTCGCGCGGGAGGCCGGTACGCACGGGTTCGAGGGCCTGTACGTGGAAGCCAACGCCATCTCGCCGGAGCGCATGGAGCGGATCGTGGGCCTGCTGCCGGAGGCGCTGGTTCTCGACGGCGCGGTGACCGGGACTCCCCCGTCCGGCGGTGAGGCACCGACGCTCTACCTCGCAGGGCTCGCGCCCGCGGCGGCCGTCGTGGAGAAGCTCTTCGCCGGAACGGACGTGACGACCAAGGTGCTCGGGACCGAGGTCGGCCAGGCCTCCGCACTCAAGCTCGCCTACGCGGGGCTTCGGAAGACGTCCCAGGTGCTGGCCGCACTGTCGCTCGGGATGGCGCAGGAGCACGGCGTCGGGCCGGAGCTCATCGCCCTCGCGTCGGGCCTCACCGACTCCCGGCTCGCCGAACCGGGGCACATCGCGGGTACGGCCGCCCGTGCCTGGCGCTGGGGACCCGAACTGGAGGAGGCCGCCGACCTGGCGGCCGCCGCCGGCCTGCCGGACGACATGCTGCGGGCGGCCGCCCGTACCCTCGCCCGCTGGAACGACAGCAAGGACGACGACTCCCTCAGCACGGAGGAGGCCCTGCGGCGGCTTCGCCACGCCTGA
- a CDS encoding glycoside hydrolase family 64 protein, with protein sequence MISAAVIGTGIATIGPIAPAGAAIPATIPLTFTNNSGRGEQIYIYNLGTQLSTGRQGWADANGTFHAWPGGANPPAPAPDAAITGPANGKSMTLQMPKFSGRVYFSYGQKLVFKLALGGLVQPAVQNPSDPNHNILFNWSEYTLNDSGLWINSTQVDMFSAPYAVGVKLPNGSTKSTGHLKPGGYNGFYSALRGQPGGWANLIQTRSDGTVLRALAPGHGIESGALPATVMNDYINRVWSKYASSTLTVTPFADQPNTKYFGKVSGNVMNFTNSSGAVVTTFQKPDADSIFGCYKLLDAPNDLVRGPISRTLCAAYNRSTLLVNANQPDTSSASFYQDAVTNHFARKIHAQMVDGKAYAFAFDDVGNHESLVNDSNPQQAYITLDPFN encoded by the coding sequence CTGATATCGGCGGCGGTCATCGGCACGGGTATCGCCACCATCGGGCCCATCGCGCCCGCCGGAGCCGCGATACCGGCGACGATTCCGCTCACCTTTACGAACAACTCCGGCCGCGGCGAGCAGATCTACATCTACAACCTCGGGACCCAGCTCTCGACGGGCCGGCAGGGCTGGGCCGACGCGAACGGTACGTTCCACGCCTGGCCCGGCGGCGCCAATCCCCCCGCCCCGGCGCCGGACGCCGCGATCACCGGACCGGCCAACGGCAAGTCCATGACGCTCCAGATGCCGAAGTTCTCCGGACGGGTCTACTTCTCCTACGGGCAGAAGCTCGTCTTCAAACTGGCCCTCGGCGGGCTGGTGCAGCCCGCGGTGCAGAACCCCAGCGACCCGAACCACAACATTCTCTTCAACTGGTCCGAATACACGCTCAACGACTCCGGGCTGTGGATCAACAGCACCCAGGTCGACATGTTCTCGGCCCCCTACGCCGTCGGCGTCAAGCTCCCCAACGGTTCGACCAAGTCCACCGGCCACCTCAAGCCCGGCGGATACAACGGCTTCTACAGTGCGTTGCGCGGTCAGCCGGGCGGCTGGGCCAATCTGATCCAGACCCGTTCCGACGGCACCGTGCTGCGCGCCCTCGCACCCGGCCACGGCATCGAGTCCGGCGCCCTGCCGGCCACCGTGATGAACGACTACATCAACCGGGTGTGGAGCAAGTACGCGAGCTCCACGCTGACCGTGACGCCGTTCGCCGACCAGCCGAACACCAAGTACTTCGGCAAGGTCTCCGGCAACGTCATGAACTTCACCAACAGCTCCGGCGCGGTGGTCACCACCTTCCAGAAGCCCGACGCCGACAGCATCTTCGGCTGCTACAAGCTGCTGGACGCACCGAACGACCTGGTGCGCGGCCCGATCTCCCGCACCCTGTGCGCGGCGTACAACCGCTCGACGCTGCTCGTCAACGCGAACCAGCCCGACACGAGCTCGGCGAGCTTCTACCAGGACGCGGTGACCAACCACTTCGCCCGGAAGATCCACGCGCAGATGGTCGACGGCAAGGCGTACGCCTTCGCCTTCGACGACGTCGGCAACCACGAGTCGCTGGTGAACGACTCCAACCCGCAGCAGGCGTACATCACTCTGGACCCGTTCAACTAG